Within the Hippoglossus stenolepis isolate QCI-W04-F060 chromosome 2, HSTE1.2, whole genome shotgun sequence genome, the region TTTGAATGGTATAAAATGAATTGTAACTTAGGAACAGATAGAGGGGGATTGATGTGAGGCAATGTGTTGACCTGCagctatttaaatgttttattttatcgaATTACTTGCTTTGttaattaatgttttatgaaagagagaatattgttttgtttggtcgatgaatgaaataaactaaaaataaaagtgcagaTGTCGATCCCAAATATCAGCATTTGTTAAACTCACGCACTTTGGGGACACTATGTTAGCATCTGTTAACTATGGCCAGAGATTACTAACAGTTCTCCTGCTGATACAGCCCCCACCTGCCAGCCGCTCCCTCCGCCATGTTTTCACAACACACATAACATTACAAAAAGGTTGCCTTTGATTTCAATCCTCAACCATTATGTCTTGTATGTGCCTTGGTATTGTTACAGTCCTTCAACGTTTCCACAATAACTACACGATGATTCTGATACAATTTTGAGATTGAATGCAGTGCATTTAGTATAATAAAGCTAAAAGTGTGCAAGGCagtgtgtattgtaaattaatTTCATTGCTACGACTTTAAATATCCCTTGCTTCATATTTCTTTGTTGGCCCCTGGGTGTCACTTTCGAGCTACTACCATGAAaacccaacaaaacaaaacctctgGAGACGCTTAAAGAtaagaaacttttattttcccaaAGGTAACACAACATTCTGAATCTTTTTAAACTCACCAATTGTTAATGTTTCATTATTACAAAGGTAGAGATCCACTAGTACATAATAGTACTAGCACATCATTCTGAGGGTCTtcaggggaaaaagaaagaaacaaagaacaaagcCAAACGGCTGCATTGGTCAGAGACTACACACTCAAGGTAAAATAgagaaaattacaaatatatatatatatatatatatatatccacctATTTCCAGGAAACCAGAGATTGTTTTCCAAGGttcacactctcacactgctACAGTGAGCCGtagtaaaagtacaaatcaaCAAAGTGAGGATATGACATCCCCTTtgaaaaatatacttttataaaGCCCAATGAAGGAAACCGTCAGCAGCACAGGCAAAGGATGCTGgtctttttaaattttacaaaagacaaacaaagctTCTCAGGTTATTTGTAATTTGGTTCACACCTTACATTTCATACAGTTCTTACAAGTTTTTTTCGTAATTAGTCTCAAATGcataaatgtgcatgtgtgcaataTGGATAAATACCTTAAGAAACAGCATTTCATCAAATAGATTCTGACTTTCTACAGTTAATGGAGCATTtcctattaaaaacaaaacacagctaTAATTTTGTTTCGTATGGAGCGTATAGACGTGATATAGGCTTTAAATATATcattggagtgtgtgtgtttgtgcgcgcgTTTGGTCCATTCTCTTCCATCGAGAGTTGGTCCTGAAAACTGGTAGTGACCGTGCCTGTTTCCGATTAAAAGACCAGTTAGCATGAAGGAGAGGAGCGGAACGAATTCATGAAATCAAGGCACGTTTCGTCACATAAGGCTGGTCCTTCATTTTCTCTGGAATTGAGGAGATTCAACACACTGGTTCAGTCATATGAAAATAGGGAATTTGTGACAACATGGGTTGTTCACACCTGACACGTCTCCACTCTATATACAAATCATTTCTGTTCGCAAAGACTGAATGTGTTCCTGTTTTTAACCACGGGGGGCAGCATTACACTTCCAATGTCTAGTCTGCCAAAACATAAGAGAATTACAATACACAATTTAGAAAACAGTCCCTGAATGCGTCCCAGACCACCCCCGAATCCGTCGGAACCATCAGTTGTCAATACATCACTTGGGTGCATTGGACCATTTTTTCCTGTGACACATGGTAATGCCACGTATGAAGAGGCTCATGATCATACAACACGTGGCATTCATTTTTGAACAGCCAAACTCTTAAATCTTAACTTAAAAGCAAGAGTTTGACACTTTGGGAAATATCTAAATCCTACTCCATAATTCTGTCtgttagcttagtttagcatgaagactggaaacagggaaacCGTTTGCCCGCCTCTGTCCTGAGGTACAACCCCCTGCCCcacataaaaccacaacttgttttgttttttatacacTTTGGTTTTTGTATTAGTGTCATTTAGAGGGTAGGGAGATGTTTGTAACCTTTGGACAGAGTCAGAATAGCTGTTTTCAtcctttatgctaagctaatccTAACAAACCACGTGCTGGTTTTcattaaaaggttcagtgtgtagaattaagtgacatctagtggtgaagtgtcatgttgcagctgaatacccctcacctcaccctccccttccaaacatggaagagaatCTGTGGTAGCCTGTGGTttattaaaaactcaaaaggtctttagtttgtccagtttggactactgtaaaaaacatgaccgcctccgtagagaggaccctgatgtaaatataaaggctcCATTCtacagtaaagaaaacaacaatttgtacaatttagaggaaacacaagtgaaaacatcacttggatcattttatattcaatttctgccaataaatccctttcaccctaaatcgtacacactgaacctttaaatgacGAATGTGAGATGGTGCTGATTCTacgcaagaaaagaaaataggcatatttccccaaaatgtcaaactatcaCTTTATTCAGTGTTTGCTTGTAATCGATGATCAGTTTGCATTTGCATGATCCAGACATCTGAATGCAATTCCACCCCATTTATCACAACATGTGTCAAGGAAAATCTAATGTCTGTTGAGTAGGTAATCTTCCTTGATAAAGCATGCATCCTCATCTCAGTCTGCTGGTGAGAGGgatgtaaataatgtgaataaaaatggCAGACGATGTTAATCTTGTAGCTGCCCGTACAGAGCCAGCATGTCCGCCGTGCTGGGATACAACATTCATAAGCTGGAATACAAAAAGACCACGAACAGTTTCCGGATGTGTTTACTGCAGCAACTCCTGTTCaacgttttcttttttgtcaaaCAGTATAAAAGTGCATTTCCTATGATTTGAAAAACATGTACAGCTGAAAGGAATTGTTTAAGAACAAGAGTAAAAcagattgtgtattttttttttgtttttgttaaaagaTTTACAATTCAGAGATTTCAAAAGACAGTTGTAGAGTTGTAGTTGTAGAAGAGGGTTTCCTGTCGTTTGCTTTGTACAACTTGACATTTCCTGTCAAAACCCCAAACTGAGCCACTGTGGCTTTGAAAGGAGTGATTAGTGCTCTTCCAGCCAAGATGGACTGTCCCCACCTGGCATTTTCAACTTGATGTGGAACTGCTTGAGTGTCTGTTCCAGCTGCTGTTGGTTTCCAGCGTAGTATGCCGCTATGGCATTGTGGAACAAGATGAGCTGGTTGTGCAATACCTTCACCTGTTAGGGAGCCggggaaggaaaaagagagattaTGAGCAGATTTAACTTTGATGAAGATGATATACAGATTTTAGGCTCTAGCTGACCTTGTTCTCTTCCAGGAACTTGAGCTTGACAGAAACATCCTCTCGCATCCTCTCGTACTTCTCACGGTGGAGCTGGAACTGCTGCTGCGACAGCTCGATCTTGGGCATGGTGGTGGCATCACGGGGCCCCAAATTCAGCTCCTCCAAATCCGTGCGGTACGCGTCATACTCCACTCTGGGGAAGTGACAGAATTTAACACCATcagaaccgtgtgtgtgtgtgtgtgtgtgtgtgtgtatttacatcacAATATGTAAAGACACATGGAGAAGTGTTGCCAAACCCCCAATACATTACTAAGTGCAAGGTCACCAGAAATTCACCAATGACTAAAGTAACCTCTGCAGCCCAGCTCCAGTCCACaagttatattatttataatatatattatatatccacaagacatttttacattgttttgaCTATGGAAAGTCAATTAATATTCACATATTAACAATGTGTAAAGTGAAAATGATGCTCATGGTGAATTATCACctgactctgcagttcctcttaGTTTTACTgagcattttaatgttattcAGCTCGTTGTTTTAGTCTTGTTGtgcaattttccttttttgattCAGTTTTATGGCTCTCATCAGTATTATTTATCAGAGATGGCAGATGTTTTTAGAGAAAAAGCTAAAAACTAATTGTACAACACCTGTCCAGCAACACAAGGTAGAAACAGAGTTGTCAACtaactgggaaaaaaagaatttaGCCAAAAATAGAGCGAAAGGGAGAATAATTATTCGACTTTTATACTTCAGCAGGAAACACTCCTCTGAAAGACTTATACTGTTATTCTATTGTCTGCTGATGTGCGGACGGTTTGCAACCACATTCATCAACTTTATAAAGATGATGATATTTACAGCTTGTTGCTTTGCCCCCAAGTAAACGAAAAAGATTAATCAAGGTAGATTTAAGTTTGATAGGCAGGCGTTTCTTTGACCAAGCACAGCTGGAAGAGACGGTTCTATAAAGTTAAAACATAATTGTGCACGTTACCTTGCTACTTCATACAGTTTGATAGTAATCATGGTGTCGTCGATTGTTTTGTCCACGAGTGTGTTCACACTGGcgatgaagaaggtgatggcGCCCAGCAGGGTCTCTCCATTTTTGGACAAAAGCTTTTGGGTTTCAGCATTGAAACCAAACTCctcctgaaaaacacaatcaaacagATGAACAGGAGTATTAGAGGTTAATAAAACTTTGAGTCAACTCTTTTGTTATCACTCATCACGAAACAAGATAGGTTAACGTATTAATGTATCAATAGATATGGACTCACATGGAGTTCTGGAGACTTGAGGCTGAGGTCAGCGAAGGCGTCGCCCAGCTGCCTCTGCGTCTGCATTATCTGGGACAGCTGATTGGCCAGCGTCTGAGCCAGCCTTATCACATTCTGGTACTTTCTCTTGTTGTCACGAAGGACTTCAATCTGAGCCTCCAGCTCCAGGTCGACGGTCCTCGAGCCCCGACCCAACTTCTCTGAGAGGATCTGCCTGGTACACTGCAGAGGAAAGGAGGCTGATTAACACACACGCTAACATTTTAGAATACTGTGGGTGACTGTGAGGAGTT harbors:
- the arfip1 gene encoding arfaptin-1 isoform X3, with protein sequence MAEESHRSSAAEIPVTSNGDLDQSPETVFQRDPYPGGPGALNFSESCVSSSNFASTTEGIIESGPYKGSASLPTSPVAPVAPSSAVAGRLARSSSDSQAEQGAMNAQPNVGALVLSEDLKNPAMEKLDLVRKWSINTYKCTRQILSEKLGRGSRTVDLELEAQIEVLRDNKRKYQNVIRLAQTLANQLSQIMQTQRQLGDAFADLSLKSPELHEEFGFNAETQKLLSKNGETLLGAITFFIASVNTLVDKTIDDTMITIKLYEVARVEYDAYRTDLEELNLGPRDATTMPKIELSQQQFQLHREKYERMREDVSVKLKFLEENKVKVLHNQLILFHNAIAAYYAGNQQQLEQTLKQFHIKLKMPGGDSPSWLEEH
- the arfip1 gene encoding arfaptin-1 isoform X2, whose translation is MSEVSLEAESGRTSAETPRMESEETDKAEESLSEDERQESVDDSRGKACTDEVLYDIPIDSGEENAEKSDEDIQKECVVTHRDADAAHQSVSVDTGGHVTNHHGETAEAPEESGDSDTETKESTMAEESHRSSAAEIPVTSNGDLDQSPETVFQRDPYPGGPGALNFSESCVSSSNFASTTEGIIESGPYKGAMNAQPNVGALVLSEDLKNPAMEKLDLVRKWSINTYKCTRQILSEKLGRGSRTVDLELEAQIEVLRDNKRKYQNVIRLAQTLANQLSQIMQTQRQLGDAFADLSLKSPELHEEFGFNAETQKLLSKNGETLLGAITFFIASVNTLVDKTIDDTMITIKLYEVARVEYDAYRTDLEELNLGPRDATTMPKIELSQQQFQLHREKYERMREDVSVKLKFLEENKVKVLHNQLILFHNAIAAYYAGNQQQLEQTLKQFHIKLKMPGGDSPSWLEEH